One window from the genome of Coffea eugenioides isolate CCC68of unplaced genomic scaffold, Ceug_1.0 ScVebR1_3598;HRSCAF=5059, whole genome shotgun sequence encodes:
- the LOC113758093 gene encoding uncharacterized protein LOC113758093 — translation MAAIVSTYGLVYVVSTRPSDVKKKKRGYTRNIALSNEKKAGKKVNITVSEISGRLVGEGAQRYISEASCVIRKYGKWKAPKWGKLPKDDRDQLLRITNNSFTYDGGEHVKPALIKQLNSQYRSRRYNFHMLFKKCGSKEEALARRPEYVEESDWIYLCDYYCSPEFKALSERNKLNRSKQQTAHTAGTKSFLRHKDDREAKEGRTVGPIELYDMTHFCRKKNAMVDETSAEKLSKMKDLQLEAQSSGVNRTEEDICIEVTGRITGYVRGRGPSKASLITQKLAEIEEFKKRAEQAEKRSVELEVQVQSQQQLMQRLENQQAEMQNQQLEMQELLKALRAELQSKNQGNGNASGSNSW, via the exons ATGGCTGCTATTGTTAGCACTTATGGTCTTGTTTACGTTGTATCTACTAGACCAAGTGacgttaaaaagaaaaaaagaggataTACGCGTAATATTGCACtatcaaatgaaaagaaagctgGAAAAAAGGTGAACATTACTGTTTCTGAAATAAGTGGAAGACTAGTTGGAGAAGGTGCTCAGCGATACATTTCAGAGGCAAGCTGCGTTATTCGAAAGTATGGCAAGTGGAAAGCACCTAAATGGGGCAAGCTTCCTAAAGATGATAGAGATCAACTGCTAAGAATTACTAAT AATAGTTTCACTTATGATGGAGGAGAGCATGTGAAACCAGCTTTAAttaagcaattaaattcacagtaTAGAAGTCGACGTTATAATTTTCACATGCTATTCAAAAAATGTGGCTCTAAGGAGGAAGCTCTTGCACGTCGACCAGAATATGTGGAAGAATCAGATTGGATTTACCTTTGCGATTACTATTGTAGTCCAGAATTCAAG GCCTTAAGTGAGCGAAATAAGCTGAATAGATCAAAGCAGCAAACTGCCCATACAGCTGgaacaaaatcatttttacgTCATAAGGATGACCGG GAAGCTAAGGAGGGAAGGACAGTTGGACCAATTGAACTTTATGACATGACACATTTTTGTCGAAAGAAGAATGCTATGGTTGATGAGACATCAGCTGAAAAACTG AGCAAAATGAAGGACTTACAGCTAGAAGCTCAATCTAGTGGTGTAAATCGAACCGAAGAAGACATCTGTATTGAGGTGACTGGGCGTATAACTGGATATGTACGTGGTCGTGGCCCCTCCAAGGCTAGTTTAATTACACAAAAACTTGCAGAGATAGAAGAATTCAAGAAAAGGGCAGAACAAGCTGAGAAACGATCAGTTGAATTGGAAGTTCAAGTCCAATCTCAACAGCAGCTGATGCAAAGGCTTGAGAATCAACAAGCTGAAATGCAAAACCAGCAGCTTGAAATGCAGGAACTCCTTAAGGCTTTACGAGCAGAATTGCAGTCCAAGAACCAAGGCAATGGAAATGCATCTGGTAGTAATAGCTGGTAA